Proteins encoded together in one Impatiens glandulifera chromosome 1, dImpGla2.1, whole genome shotgun sequence window:
- the LOC124921598 gene encoding protein TRACHEARY ELEMENT DIFFERENTIATION-RELATED 7A-like has protein sequence MAFVQNYGFPFYSPPPPLPSHSPFLTPPPYHPSIQPPPPPNHPLLPPPSRVPPPPSHPLLPPPSPPSRVPPSPPHHLRPPPPPHHFIPPPPSFPPPSPGHHTIIIVVFVSLGGLFLLGCLSFALCCFLKKRKKKQIHETDIVRVDEHFKIQEVVVPGPHGTQNVILNIDEDIHVEEEINKNELILNKGSHHDHAITSESPQSKKAVEIAKAAASDTIQHYHDHQKS, from the coding sequence ATGGCTTTTGTCCAAAATTATGGCTTCCCATTCTattctccaccaccaccactcCCTTCACATTCTCCCTTCCTTACTCCACCACCCTACCACCCTAGCATTCAGCCGCCACCACCACCAAACCATCCCCTTCTTCCACCACCAAGTCGTGTTCCACCGCCACCAAGCCATCCCCTTCTTCCACCTCCATCCCCACCAAGTCGCGTTCCTCCATCACCACCACATCATCTCCGTCCACCTCCTCCGCCGCACCACTTCATTCCACCACCGCCTTCATTTCCACCACCTTCTCCAGGACATCATACCATCATCATAGTGGTCTTCGTCTCCTTAGGTGGTCTTTTCCTACTCGGGTGTCTCTCCTTTGCACTCTGTTGCTTTctcaagaagaggaagaagaaacaAATTCACGAGACCGACATTGTGAGAGTTGACGAACACTTCAAGATTCAAGAAGTTGTAGTACCAGGTCCACATGGTACACAGAACGTAATACTAAATATTGATGAAGACATACATGTTGAAGAAGAGATCAACAAGAATGAGCTGATACTTAACAAAGGGTCTCATCATGATCATGCTATTACTTCCGAATCCCCTCAATCGAAGAAGGCGGTTGAAATAGCCAAAGCAGCAGCTTCTGATACAATCCAGCATTATCATGATCACCAAAAGAGTTGA